A genome region from Bombilactobacillus bombi includes the following:
- a CDS encoding GtrA family protein, whose translation MKNLIKKYWDVISYLIFGGLTTLINLLVFYELYTWHHILGYQVANVIAWLLSVIFAYLTNKQFVFNSHQSSKKAVLKELESFFFFRFLSLIIDMGILKVGIGIMQANSLIVKLLDNIIVVIANYVFSKVFIFKEK comes from the coding sequence ATGAAGAATCTAATTAAAAAATATTGGGATGTTATTTCTTATTTAATCTTTGGGGGCTTAACAACTTTAATTAATTTACTAGTATTTTATGAATTATATACTTGGCACCACATTTTAGGATATCAAGTAGCTAATGTCATTGCCTGGTTGTTGTCAGTGATCTTTGCATACTTAACAAATAAACAATTCGTCTTTAATTCCCACCAATCATCTAAAAAAGCCGTTCTAAAAGAATTAGAGTCCTTCTTTTTCTTTCGCTTTTTAAGTTTAATCATAGATATGGGTATTTTAAAGGTTGGAATAGGCATAATGCAGGCTAATAGCCTCATTGTTAAATTACTAGATAATATCATTGTCGTAATAGCCAATTATGTCTTCAGTAAGGTATTTATCTTTAAAGAGAAATAA
- a CDS encoding NlpC/P60 family protein, translated as MYNGVEGIKVYKVRQFFGLSNAHTIYDSNVISRVRNWQANHGLPATGIVDYNTWTHMGFSGKDWYDIDNYVAPLRTNINSTRNDHIEAMIAQAKEYLGKPWISGAASSPAYGVDCSGLVTQALYASGIDPQPTSNIQHAQPGNEWNCQRLYSSPYVHSVAYSQRLRGDLIFYQSPYDGSIWHVGIYLGNNEVLDSWPNSVAVRPITNSQRNIVAKVGRVFY; from the coding sequence TTTGGTCTTTCTAATGCTCATACTATCTATGACAGCAATGTAATTTCTCGTGTGCGTAATTGGCAAGCCAATCATGGATTACCAGCAACCGGAATTGTCGATTATAATACCTGGACACATATGGGATTCAGCGGCAAGGATTGGTACGATATTGATAATTACGTTGCACCATTAAGAACTAACATAAATAGTACTCGCAATGACCACATAGAAGCCATGATTGCTCAAGCTAAAGAATATTTAGGAAAACCTTGGATTTCGGGAGCCGCATCCTCTCCTGCTTATGGTGTTGATTGTTCTGGCTTAGTTACACAAGCTTTATACGCATCTGGTATTGATCCGCAACCGACAAGTAACATTCAACATGCCCAACCGGGAAATGAATGGAATTGCCAACGACTTTACAGTAGTCCCTATGTCCATAGTGTTGCCTACTCACAAAGATTACGCGGAGATTTAATCTTCTATCAAAGTCCTTATGATGGTAGTATTTGGCATGTAGGAATCTACCTTGGCAATAACGAAGTTCTTGATTCGTGGCCAAATTCTGTTGCTGTTCGCCCTATTACCAATAGTCAAAGAAATATTGTTGCTAAAGTTGGACGTGTCTTCTACTAA
- a CDS encoding transglycosylase domain-containing protein, with protein sequence MQQRWQRWVSNFKTHPIRKSLKYCLLIFLVLIIVLIIVFCHKYLGEVQKDITDGYVISSDVNEKNFHPKQPTVIKDNANNVMKTLTHSQADYVPYQQINPMLRKGIVAVEDRRYYQHHGVDLTGVVRALTLSVFHRQVQGGSTLTQQLVKNIILKDQSQSFDRKIKEMVIAQQIEQKFSKQKILEFYLNNVYLGHGCYGMGSAAQYYFSKNQNQLNPGQAALLIGIPNNQVLYDPVVHPTAAKNRRNTVLYSWYQQGLLSKSQFNHYSHPNIKLQIHNFTYDNDVSQDYALNYAVDNAVKQLMTAHGFEMKYLFNSDQEKNEYRSRYSQVYDKYYGELLNGGFIIKTTINQDLQQQLLKIVQQQYASYNQRDAEGKLEPQVASTIIDNQTGNVLAIIGGRTTQDDQLNRAISAYRQPGSTAKPIIAYAPAFERGYAPQSRVIDGPVGNVQNWYSGYRGSVTLRQALADSINTVAFKLALSDKDKSFYQLLGKMQFQGLYPADNNPILAVGGFTKGVTTTEMASAYSSFARNGKFVAPSNLKSIEDTVNNRTIYQNTHTKVPIYNSSASYMIINAMQSVVTNGLGKNAALHNYSYVAGKTGTTDFNHDGYFVGMTPRFTIANWTGYDHQQPLTEDQLHLPIQTFRAEGEFLVDYLKVPNTDFKVPNTVRRVGDSLYVRQEAVQKSVAQIITENYLAFNSAEINANKNRLNNLDYRLIYHLTKKQEQEREQVVKRAIEKYQQVPFNELGQYNQKVAQLQKIRYKNENVKRMTAKAEFNRTIMDLQRDLNLKQAQLQAQKENNRLANFEAEKSQIEAEREAKRKANIDRLMKQYQPLLDKVKTAYQNDTADKEQLKQQLERLINEIRSYGGNVPDPVIEVN encoded by the coding sequence GTGCAACAAAGATGGCAACGCTGGGTTAGTAATTTTAAAACACATCCGATAAGAAAAAGTTTGAAATATTGTTTGTTAATTTTTTTAGTGTTAATTATTGTCTTGATAATAGTATTTTGTCATAAGTATTTAGGCGAAGTTCAAAAAGACATTACTGACGGTTATGTAATTAGTAGTGACGTCAACGAAAAAAATTTTCATCCGAAACAACCCACCGTTATTAAAGATAATGCCAATAACGTTATGAAAACTTTAACTCATAGTCAAGCCGACTATGTACCTTATCAGCAAATTAATCCTATGCTGCGCAAAGGAATAGTTGCGGTGGAAGATCGACGTTATTATCAACATCACGGCGTGGATTTAACAGGAGTTGTACGTGCATTAACCTTATCAGTGTTTCATCGACAGGTCCAGGGTGGATCAACATTAACCCAGCAATTAGTAAAAAATATTATATTAAAAGATCAATCGCAGAGTTTTGACCGTAAAATTAAAGAAATGGTGATTGCTCAACAAATTGAACAAAAATTTTCTAAGCAAAAAATATTAGAGTTCTATTTAAATAATGTTTATTTAGGTCATGGTTGCTACGGCATGGGCAGTGCAGCCCAGTATTATTTTTCTAAAAATCAAAACCAACTTAATCCTGGACAAGCTGCGCTCTTGATTGGGATTCCCAATAATCAGGTACTTTATGATCCCGTCGTTCATCCCACAGCAGCCAAAAATCGCCGTAACACAGTTTTATATTCTTGGTATCAACAAGGATTACTGTCTAAATCCCAGTTCAATCATTATTCACATCCAAATATTAAACTGCAAATTCATAATTTTACCTATGATAATGATGTATCGCAAGATTATGCTTTGAATTATGCGGTAGATAATGCTGTTAAGCAATTAATGACAGCCCACGGATTTGAAATGAAATATTTGTTTAATAGTGATCAAGAAAAAAATGAATATCGGAGTCGTTATTCACAAGTTTATGATAAATATTATGGGGAATTGTTAAATGGTGGTTTTATCATCAAAACTACTATTAACCAAGATTTGCAGCAGCAATTATTAAAAATTGTACAACAGCAATATGCAAGCTATAACCAGCGTGATGCTGAAGGTAAGTTAGAACCACAAGTTGCTAGTACAATTATTGATAATCAAACTGGTAATGTACTGGCTATTATCGGTGGCCGCACTACACAAGACGATCAATTAAATCGTGCCATTAGTGCTTATCGTCAACCTGGTTCCACAGCTAAGCCAATCATTGCTTATGCACCAGCTTTTGAACGCGGATATGCACCCCAAAGTCGAGTAATTGATGGTCCAGTTGGTAATGTTCAAAACTGGTATAGTGGTTATCGCGGTTCAGTCACTTTGCGCCAGGCTTTAGCCGATTCCATTAACACGGTAGCTTTTAAATTGGCTTTGTCTGACAAAGATAAATCTTTTTATCAACTTTTAGGAAAAATGCAATTTCAAGGCCTTTATCCGGCAGATAATAATCCTATTTTAGCAGTTGGGGGCTTTACTAAAGGTGTAACCACTACGGAAATGGCTTCGGCCTATAGTTCATTTGCGCGCAATGGTAAATTTGTAGCTCCAAGTAATTTGAAAAGTATTGAAGATACAGTTAATAATCGAACTATATATCAAAATACACACACCAAAGTTCCTATCTATAATTCTAGTGCTAGTTATATGATAATTAATGCTATGCAGAGTGTGGTAACTAATGGTTTGGGCAAAAATGCTGCTTTGCATAATTATTCTTACGTTGCTGGTAAAACTGGGACGACTGACTTTAATCATGATGGCTACTTCGTGGGTATGACGCCACGCTTTACAATTGCTAATTGGACTGGATATGACCATCAGCAGCCATTAACTGAAGACCAATTACATTTGCCTATCCAAACTTTTCGAGCCGAAGGTGAGTTTTTAGTAGACTATTTAAAAGTGCCTAATACTGACTTCAAAGTACCTAATACAGTACGACGCGTTGGTGATAGTCTATATGTACGGCAAGAAGCAGTTCAAAAAAGTGTCGCGCAAATAATCACAGAAAATTATTTAGCATTTAATAGTGCTGAAATTAATGCTAATAAGAATCGCTTGAATAATTTGGATTATCGATTGATCTATCATTTGACTAAAAAGCAAGAACAAGAGCGTGAACAAGTTGTTAAGCGAGCCATTGAAAAGTACCAGCAGGTACCCTTTAATGAATTAGGACAATATAATCAAAAAGTTGCGCAATTACAAAAAATTCGTTATAAAAATGAAAATGTGAAACGGATGACGGCCAAGGCCGAGTTTAATCGAACGATTATGGACTTGCAGCGGGATTTGAATTTGAAACAAGCACAGTTGCAAGCACAAAAGGAAAATAATCGTTTAGCTAATTTTGAAGCTGAAAAGAGTCAAATAGAAGCTGAGCGAGAGGCTAAACGCAAGGCGAATATTGATCGCTTAATGAAGCAGTATCAACCCTTATTAGACAAGGTTAAAACTGCCTATCAGAATGATACAGCTGATAAAGAGCAATTAAAGCAACAATTAGAAAGACTAATTAATGAGATTCGCAGTTATGGCGGCAATGTTCCTGATCCTGTAATTGAAGTAAATTAA
- a CDS encoding amino acid permease yields MENKKQLRWFNIALVAFTTVWGLSNVVNNFANQGMMVVVSWILIMLLYFIPYTLMVGQLGATFKTDGGGVSSWIKELTNSKFAYLAAWTYWVVHVPYLAQKPQIIMVGFSWLFTGNGNFVNQAPVFLVQALSLVIFLIFLWLASRGLTTLSRIGSIAGVAMFSMSILFIILGIAAPFMTKMTIQTAHMNQLSTYMPKFDFNYFTTISMLVFAVGGAEKISPYVNQTKNPSKEFPKGMITLAIMVAVSAILGSFSMGIIFNAHHIPSDLMANGAYYAFQLLGQYFHVGNFFMWLFALANILASAAALAVSIDAPLQILLNDADSRYIPAKLSQKNQRNIPIYGYLLTGILVSILIIVPALGINGMNDLYKWLLNLNSIVMPLRYLWVFVAYMLLSRKLHKFQSDYLFIKNQTLGFIMGLWCFVFTAFACILGMVPKLSYAANPTSWWFQLALNIITPFALIALGIILPIIARRTTE; encoded by the coding sequence ATGGAAAATAAAAAACAATTGCGGTGGTTCAATATTGCTCTAGTTGCCTTTACAACAGTCTGGGGGCTATCTAACGTCGTCAATAACTTTGCCAATCAAGGCATGATGGTGGTAGTCTCGTGGATCCTCATAATGCTACTTTACTTTATTCCCTATACCTTAATGGTGGGACAATTAGGCGCCACTTTTAAAACTGATGGTGGGGGAGTATCCTCTTGGATTAAAGAATTAACTAATAGCAAGTTTGCCTATCTGGCTGCGTGGACTTATTGGGTAGTTCATGTGCCTTATTTAGCTCAAAAGCCACAAATTATTATGGTTGGTTTTAGCTGGTTGTTTACTGGTAATGGTAATTTTGTCAATCAGGCACCTGTCTTTTTAGTTCAAGCTTTAAGTTTGGTTATTTTCTTAATATTTTTGTGGTTAGCTTCACGCGGTTTGACAACATTAAGCCGTATCGGTAGTATTGCCGGGGTAGCCATGTTTTCTATGTCAATTCTCTTTATTATTTTAGGTATAGCTGCCCCTTTCATGACCAAAATGACCATACAAACTGCCCATATGAACCAATTATCAACCTACATGCCGAAGTTTGATTTTAACTACTTTACGACGATTTCTATGTTAGTTTTTGCTGTCGGTGGTGCTGAAAAAATATCGCCATATGTGAATCAAACTAAAAATCCTAGTAAAGAATTTCCTAAAGGTATGATTACTTTAGCAATTATGGTAGCAGTTTCTGCTATTTTAGGTTCTTTTTCAATGGGAATTATCTTTAATGCGCATCATATTCCCTCTGATTTGATGGCTAATGGTGCCTATTATGCGTTCCAACTTCTGGGTCAATATTTTCATGTCGGTAATTTTTTCATGTGGTTATTTGCTTTGGCTAACATATTAGCTTCAGCAGCCGCTTTAGCAGTTTCTATCGATGCTCCCTTACAAATTCTTCTTAATGATGCTGATAGCCGCTATATTCCCGCAAAATTAAGCCAAAAAAATCAGCGTAATATTCCCATTTATGGCTATCTTTTGACTGGAATTTTAGTTTCCATCCTCATTATTGTTCCTGCATTGGGAATTAACGGAATGAATGATTTATATAAATGGTTATTAAATTTGAATTCTATTGTGATGCCTTTGCGTTATTTATGGGTTTTCGTTGCTTATATGTTACTAAGTCGTAAACTCCACAAATTTCAAAGTGATTATCTTTTTATTAAAAACCAAACTCTGGGCTTTATCATGGGTTTATGGTGTTTTGTCTTTACTGCTTTTGCTTGCATTTTAGGTATGGTGCCTAAATTATCCTATGCAGCTAATCCTACTAGCTGGTGGTTCCAATTAGCCTTAAATATCATCACACCCTTTGCTTTAATTGCTTTGGGTATTATCCTCCCAATAATTGCTCGAAGAACTACAGAGTAA